In candidate division WOR-3 bacterium, one DNA window encodes the following:
- a CDS encoding RHS domain-containing protein: MKISKSEIRNSKQYLNPNATNFKYYSVWNFEFGICFGFRNSYFGFYYTAGADTSWYHCDALGSPRKMTNESGNVVWTGAYQPFGEMLAGAGNVHGFTPLEISTLLTGQAGKELDAEMGLNYFCQRYYDAQIKF, encoded by the coding sequence ATGAAAATTTCTAAGTCCGAAATCCGAAATTCTAAACAATATCTAAATCCCAATGCTACAAACTTCAAATATTATTCAGTTTGGAATTTTGAATTTGGAATTTGTTTTGGATTTCGAAATTCGTATTTCGGATTTTACTATACTGCTGGTGCAGATACGAGTTGGTATCATTGTGATGCATTGGGTTCGCCGCGGAAGATGACGAATGAATCGGGAAATGTGGTATGGACTGGTGCTTACCAGCCCTTTGGTGAGATGCTTGCAGGTGCAGGCAATGTGCATGGATTTACCCCGTTAGAAATCTCGACGCTTCTCACGGGGCAGGCAGGGAAAGAACTTGATGCAGAGATGGGACTCAACTACTTCTGCCAGCGGTATTATGATGCCCAGATTAAATTTTAA
- the rlmD gene encoding 23S rRNA (uracil(1939)-C(5))-methyltransferase RlmD, giving the protein MTKTIDLKIEKLNLGAQGIGYINGKVCFVDFVIPGEEVKADIIVEKKDYNVARVVEIIKSSPARVEPLCSVFGLCGGCQMQHIDYNKQIELKREILIDTLRHIGKIEYSDIKVFYNQPWYYRNRAQLPVQKNKELKIGYFKKGTHEVVSHNICCINQKEINSVVEILRGRIKKSNIEIYNESRHKGNLRHIIVKRGTNTGQIFITFVTKEKTLPGILYTGLLNECKEIVGVSQNINTKRTNRIFGEKNIIISGNSFYEEILDGKRFQVGPTSFFQVNTRVFEQIIKKIKQEIQGPIVIDLYAGVGVIGICVAELCNKLIAIEENPNSVKEGINNANLNGVDNIDFIEGRVEDKICSVRECDTLIMDPPRKGVGESVIQYFKDMNVKKVVYLSCNPATLARDANLIIKNGYKIKNVYLFDMFPQTYHIESLTIFYNS; this is encoded by the coding sequence ATGACCAAAACGATTGACCTGAAGATTGAGAAATTAAATCTTGGTGCGCAGGGGATTGGGTATATAAATGGCAAAGTCTGTTTTGTGGACTTTGTTATACCGGGCGAAGAAGTCAAGGCAGATATCATTGTTGAAAAAAAAGATTATAATGTTGCACGGGTTGTTGAAATTATTAAATCATCACCTGCAAGGGTTGAGCCACTTTGTTCGGTTTTTGGATTATGTGGTGGATGCCAGATGCAGCATATTGATTATAATAAACAAATAGAATTAAAGAGAGAAATCCTTATTGATACTTTAAGACATATCGGAAAGATTGAATATAGTGATATTAAAGTTTTTTATAACCAACCCTGGTATTATCGTAATCGTGCCCAATTGCCTGTGCAGAAAAATAAAGAATTAAAAATTGGATATTTTAAAAAAGGAACGCATGAAGTCGTAAGTCATAATATCTGTTGTATCAATCAAAAAGAGATTAACAGTGTAGTTGAGATTCTGCGCGGGCGTATAAAAAAATCAAATATAGAAATTTATAATGAATCCAGACATAAGGGAAATTTGAGACATATAATAGTCAAAAGAGGGACAAATACCGGGCAGATATTCATAACATTTGTGACGAAAGAAAAAACGCTACCCGGGATACTTTATACAGGGCTCTTAAATGAATGTAAAGAAATTGTTGGTGTCAGTCAAAATATAAATACGAAAAGGACAAATAGAATCTTTGGTGAAAAAAATATTATAATTTCTGGAAATTCTTTTTACGAAGAAATACTTGACGGTAAAAGATTTCAGGTCGGTCCTACATCTTTTTTTCAGGTGAATACTCGGGTTTTTGAACAGATTATAAAAAAAATTAAGCAGGAAATTCAAGGTCCAATAGTAATTGACCTTTATGCAGGTGTGGGTGTAATAGGTATATGTGTGGCAGAGCTTTGTAATAAATTAATAGCGATTGAAGAAAATCCTAATTCGGTAAAAGAAGGAATAAATAATGCGAATCTGAATGGTGTTGACAATATTGATTTTATTGAAGGAAGGGTTGAAGACAAAATTTGCTCAGTTAGAGAATGTGATACTTTGATAATGGACCCACCAAGAAAAGGCGTGGGTGAGAGCGTGATACAGTATTTTAAAGATATGAATGTGAAAAAAGTTGTTTATCTCTCCTGCAATCCGGCAACCCTTGCCCGGGATGCAAATTTGATAATAAAGAACGGTTATAAAATAAAAAATGTTTACCTTTTTGATATGTTTCCCCAGACCTATCACATTGAATCATTAACGATATTTTACAATTCTTGA
- a CDS encoding NFACT RNA binding domain-containing protein: MNGIYLHLVLKEISRLIINKFIHRVSAQDRLIQVEFDDDSLFVSLYPQALGLYIGNKNSKFLKLNVFDEHLEGVHITHIQQIGFAPVVDLFLERVEYGQRISFKIRLSFYKEGPNLSLFLDKTRRDLFLRYIEKTPKDSIFNVTLPNLESKELLIKNFEGIDKSLAQELNQGTLENLKNIINGAPHKPRVISIQPLKISLFADKFIREYDSWNELFKEEITFYVEQKNKISIENKTKNAIIKIEQKIARLKKEIADKEVVEFYRIAGELILMNISKIKKGMEKIKLFDPYSQKDIEIKLNPVKDAYKNAEEYFKKYKKMKRGIPKIEERIKKLEKEINLLKSGVEIKKHISKSADAKLVKEKKTSPFREFVLDSGSHIYVGKDARTNMELTFKFAQPDDYFFHIRGYEGAHTILRPVLKKGQNVRKDDIEKAAAIAAYFSKAKNQKNIPVSYTQRKYLKKSKKGKLGSVILMRENVIFVDPALPSDAQD; encoded by the coding sequence ATGAATGGTATATATCTACACCTTGTTTTGAAAGAGATAAGTCGTTTAATTATAAACAAATTTATTCACAGGGTTTCTGCTCAGGACAGATTAATTCAGGTTGAATTTGATGATGACTCATTATTTGTTTCACTTTATCCTCAAGCCTTAGGGTTATACATAGGAAATAAGAATAGCAAATTTTTGAAGTTGAATGTTTTTGATGAACATTTAGAAGGAGTGCACATCACACATATTCAGCAGATTGGTTTTGCACCAGTTGTTGATTTGTTTTTAGAAAGAGTTGAATATGGACAGCGAATTTCTTTTAAAATTAGATTATCATTTTATAAAGAAGGGCCAAATCTTTCACTTTTTCTTGATAAAACAAGAAGAGATTTATTCCTTAGATATATTGAAAAGACACCCAAAGATTCTATTTTTAATGTCACACTTCCCAACCTGGAAAGTAAAGAATTACTTATAAAAAATTTTGAAGGAATAGATAAATCACTTGCTCAGGAATTGAATCAGGGGACACTTGAAAATTTAAAAAATATTATTAATGGTGCGCCACATAAACCAAGAGTTATATCAATCCAACCATTGAAGATAAGTCTATTTGCTGATAAGTTTATTCGTGAATATGATTCGTGGAACGAATTATTTAAAGAAGAAATAACTTTTTATGTTGAGCAGAAAAACAAAATTTCAATAGAGAACAAAACAAAAAACGCAATAATTAAGATTGAACAAAAAATTGCAAGATTAAAGAAAGAAATTGCGGATAAAGAAGTAGTTGAATTTTACCGGATTGCCGGAGAATTGATTTTGATGAATATTTCCAAGATTAAAAAAGGCATGGAAAAAATCAAATTATTTGATCCATATTCACAAAAGGATATAGAAATCAAATTAAACCCAGTTAAAGATGCTTATAAAAATGCCGAGGAATATTTTAAAAAATATAAAAAGATGAAAAGAGGAATACCAAAAATAGAGGAGAGGATAAAGAAATTAGAAAAAGAGATTAACTTACTTAAATCTGGTGTAGAGATAAAAAAACATATTTCTAAAAGTGCTGACGCGAAATTGGTCAAAGAAAAGAAAACTTCACCTTTTCGTGAATTCGTTCTTGATTCTGGTTCACATATCTATGTTGGGAAAGATGCACGAACAAATATGGAATTGACTTTCAAATTTGCCCAGCCCGATGACTATTTTTTCCATATCCGTGGTTATGAAGGTGCACATACTATATTAAGACCGGTTTTGAAAAAAGGTCAGAATGTAAGAAAAGATGATATAGAAAAGGCAGCGGCGATTGCTGCTTATTTCAGTAAGGCAAAAAATCAAAAAAATATTCCTGTCTCATATACCCAGAGAAAATATTTGAAGAAGAGCAAAAAAGGGAAATTAGGATCTGTGATATTGATGAGGGAAAATGTAATTTTCGTTGATCCAGCTTTACCTTCTGATGCTCAGGATTGA
- a CDS encoding LptF/LptG family permease — protein sequence MKIIYKYVLSNFLRYLFFSLIILIFIYIIINLFDNLGRYLSRNIPFKDILIYYLYLIPSYTVLLIPVAAIIGVFFIFGYMTKYREIIALKAQGMDLNNLFILILITGFFISIFTFIFQETVMVWSQSKLSKHKTTKIDKRPLPSETKRYNFFYYGENNWIYYIKEFNPRDSTLNNIMLWKIDEKRHIIKRIDAKGAKFIGHWQFNNATVRDFDTLDNEQINHFTILDMLELKEKPIDFARLPKPVEEMNFIELSQFVKKRLRAGEDVAKENVELNYRFSFPLITLILLLICLPISVVLRRGGVAIGLGISIVLAFVYWGFIQSCRAYGYTGIMHPVISAWLPNIVFTTAGIISILSIRR from the coding sequence ATGAAGATAATTTATAAATATGTTTTAAGCAATTTCCTACGCTATCTTTTCTTTTCGCTTATTATACTCATATTTATCTATATAATTATAAATTTATTTGATAATCTCGGTAGATATTTATCAAGGAATATCCCGTTTAAAGATATCTTGATTTATTATCTTTATCTAATTCCTTCTTATACTGTTTTGTTAATACCTGTTGCCGCAATAATCGGTGTATTTTTTATCTTCGGTTATATGACCAAATATCGTGAAATCATCGCTCTAAAGGCACAGGGTATGGACTTAAATAATCTATTTATTTTAATTCTAATAACCGGGTTTTTTATTTCTATCTTTACATTTATTTTTCAGGAAACCGTTATGGTATGGTCACAGTCAAAACTTTCAAAACACAAAACGACAAAAATTGATAAAAGACCGTTACCTTCTGAAACAAAACGCTATAATTTTTTTTATTATGGCGAAAATAACTGGATTTACTATATTAAAGAATTTAACCCCAGAGATTCGACATTAAATAATATTATGCTATGGAAGATTGATGAGAAAAGGCATATTATAAAAAGGATTGATGCTAAAGGAGCGAAATTTATTGGCCACTGGCAGTTTAATAATGCGACTGTCAGAGATTTTGACACCCTTGATAATGAACAAATAAATCATTTTACAATTCTTGATATGCTGGAATTGAAAGAAAAACCGATTGATTTCGCACGTTTACCTAAACCAGTTGAAGAGATGAATTTCATTGAATTATCACAATTTGTTAAAAAGCGGCTACGCGCCGGCGAAGATGTAGCAAAAGAAAATGTGGAGTTAAACTATCGCTTCTCATTTCCACTAATAACCCTGATTCTACTCTTAATCTGTCTTCCGATTTCAGTCGTGCTCCGTCGTGGTGGTGTTGCAATAGGACTGGGGATAAGCATTGTTCTGGCATTTGTTTATTGGGGATTTATTCAATCCTGTCGCGCCTATGGTTATACTGGAATTATGCATCCTGTCATTTCTGCCTGGTTGCCTAATATAGTCTTCACAACCGCAGGGATAATATCAATCCTGAGCATCAGAAGGTAA